One window from the genome of Elaeis guineensis isolate ETL-2024a chromosome 5, EG11, whole genome shotgun sequence encodes:
- the LOC105044927 gene encoding probable complex I intermediate-associated protein 30, with the protein MSRFRSLWQASVNATKRALAWNVEDLMPPSEKYVFNFNANEELKRWHLYSDSEYGGLSSASLEITDAGSGAGLSGIFSGNLSVDVTEGSTWRMNRSGFCGMRSKKFDGFIDLDAYDTIAMRLRGDGRCYISTIYTDNWVNSPGQQEDNSWQAFIFVPKDKWHIAKIPLHRYLPTWRGNIISAKLEMNPSRIVGMSLSVNAEGGVPGAKSGPGDFRVEIDWIKALRTL; encoded by the exons ATGTCCAGGTTTCGATCTCTATGGCAAGCTTCGGTGAATGCTACGAAGAGAG CCCTTGCATGGAATGTAGAAGATTTAATGCCACCAAGTGAAAAATATGTATTCAATTTCAATGCAAATGAGGAGCTGAAAAGGTGGCATTTGTACTCTGATTCAGAATATGGAG GTTTGTCATCAGCGTCCTTGGAAATCACTGATGCTGGTTCTGGTGCTGGATTGAGTG GGATTTTCTCTGGCAACCTTTCTGTCGATGTAACTGAGGGTTCCACATGGAGAATGAACCGGAGTGGTTTCTGCGGAATGCGGTCAAAGAAG TTTGATGGCTTCATTGACTTGGATGCATATGACACAATAGCCATGAGACTGAGAGGGGATGGAAGGTGCTATATATCTACA ATATACACGGATAACTGGGTAAATTCACCTGGGCAACAGGAAGACAACTCATGGCAAGCCTTTATTTTTGTACCCAAGGACAAATGGCATATTGCAAAG ATCCCTCTACATCGATATTTACCAACATGGAGGGGAAACATTATTAGTGCGAAGTTGGAAATGAACCCATCGCGGATAGTGGGAATGTCTCTCTCTGTTAATGCTGAAGGTGGTGTACCTGGTGCTAAATCTGGACCTGGCGATTTCAGAGTGGAAATTGATTGGATTAAAGCATTGAGAACATTATAA